One Dictyoglomus turgidum DSM 6724 DNA window includes the following coding sequences:
- the miaB gene encoding tRNA (N6-isopentenyl adenosine(37)-C2)-methylthiotransferase MiaB: MPKYHIITYGCQMNKSDSEKVAGILESLGYIPSEKMEEADLILLNTCSVRERAEEKVFGKLGELRKLKKKNQKLLIGIFGCMAQRMKEELIEKFPHVDFVLGSYKFTELPKVLESLNDNNKKIVLAEDNPKPEEVDFRIIRRENKFQAWIPIIYGCNNFCTYCIVPYLRGKEKSRDPQEIIKEIEHLANQGVVEVTLLGQNVDSYGKDLGNVDLADLLVEIHKIPGIKRIRFLTSHPRDVSDKLINVVATHPKICPHWHLPLQAGSDRILRRMGRGYTYNEYKALIEKIRAKIPRASFSTDIIVGFPGEEEEDFLATRRALEEIKFDTVNLAIYSKRPGTPAASYDDPVPYETKKKWFDELENLQRKIIYERNLSMIGKEELVLAEGVNPKNPKELSGRTENYRLVFFEADRKLIGKFLLVRIIEARLWSLRGEAIREVDL, encoded by the coding sequence ATGCCTAAATATCACATTATTACTTATGGTTGTCAGATGAATAAGTCAGACTCAGAAAAAGTAGCAGGAATTCTTGAGAGTCTTGGGTATATTCCATCGGAAAAGATGGAGGAAGCGGACCTTATTTTATTAAATACATGCTCTGTAAGAGAAAGGGCGGAAGAAAAGGTATTTGGAAAGCTTGGGGAGTTGAGAAAGTTAAAGAAGAAGAATCAGAAACTTTTGATAGGTATATTTGGTTGTATGGCTCAAAGGATGAAAGAGGAACTTATTGAAAAATTTCCTCATGTAGATTTTGTGCTTGGAAGTTATAAGTTTACAGAACTTCCTAAGGTTTTGGAGAGTTTAAATGATAATAATAAAAAGATTGTACTTGCAGAAGATAATCCAAAGCCTGAAGAAGTAGATTTTAGAATTATAAGGCGGGAAAATAAATTCCAGGCATGGATACCTATAATTTATGGATGCAATAATTTTTGTACTTATTGTATTGTTCCCTATTTGCGTGGGAAAGAAAAGAGTAGAGATCCTCAAGAGATAATAAAAGAAATAGAACACTTAGCAAATCAAGGTGTAGTCGAGGTTACATTACTTGGGCAAAATGTGGATTCCTATGGTAAAGATCTTGGAAATGTGGATCTTGCTGATTTGCTTGTAGAGATTCATAAAATTCCAGGTATTAAAAGGATAAGATTTCTAACTTCTCACCCAAGGGATGTTTCAGACAAACTAATTAATGTAGTTGCAACTCATCCAAAGATATGTCCTCATTGGCATCTTCCTCTACAGGCAGGGTCTGATAGGATTTTGAGAAGAATGGGAAGAGGATATACTTACAACGAATATAAGGCTTTGATTGAGAAAATAAGAGCTAAGATTCCTAGAGCTTCTTTCTCTACGGATATTATTGTGGGATTTCCAGGTGAGGAAGAGGAGGATTTTCTTGCTACAAGGAGAGCTTTAGAGGAGATAAAATTTGATACAGTAAACCTTGCTATATATTCAAAAAGACCTGGAACTCCTGCTGCAAGTTATGATGATCCTGTCCCTTATGAAACTAAAAAGAAGTGGTTTGATGAACTTGAAAATTTGCAAAGAAAAATCATATATGAGAGAAATCTTTCTATGATAGGGAAGGAAGAATTGGTACTCGCTGAGGGGGTTAATCCTAAAAATCCTAAGGAACTTTCTGGGAGAACAGAAAATTACAGATTGGTGTTTTTTGAGGCAGATAGAAAATTAATAGGCAAGTTTTTGCTTGTTAGAATCATCGAAGCGAGACTTTGGTCATTAAGGGGAGAAGCTATAAGAGAGGTTGACCTGTAA
- a CDS encoding histidine kinase N-terminal domain-containing protein: MTRIKKETTYLLEELKDYVPYLSLISDLLSADIYLYQPITDLSAVILIAEAHPKIVPPLSLRQEVGKLIFFEDDPNLFEVINTGKQKLVKNGIVIGGFPVEEEIYPIKKDNNLIGILKVQRNLLVHSEFPYNARSYKETSQWLIKNLIKFKLNWKGYNEPLTEGEGIMILDRDGIVLFANMSAVRLFRTLGEVGNIWGRKIKDSFFYKYIETYTETGIIRVYGEETYEEYNDETRSFYRRIFPLTKGDQNLWRVFYVIKETTELKQKERELKFKSVLIKEIHHRVKNNLQTIASLLRIQIRRLESESAKLALQESINRINSIAYVHESLSKFEEDRVDIVEVAEKLLNAFKQTYEHLPCKFNFYKNRKSVFLSSKKATSVSLIMNELLQNATKHGAYEDVETEINLHLYQENQDIIMIVENKVLKDKNVSFDISFTKGSLGFQLIQMLTEEIKGKIDIERKLDSLSVKIRFPKGEEDA, translated from the coding sequence ATGACCAGAATAAAGAAAGAAACCACATACCTTTTGGAAGAACTTAAGGATTATGTTCCTTATCTATCTTTGATCTCAGATTTGTTAAGTGCTGATATTTATCTTTATCAACCTATAACAGACCTTTCTGCTGTCATTTTAATTGCTGAGGCTCATCCTAAGATAGTGCCTCCTCTTTCTTTAAGACAAGAAGTAGGGAAATTGATATTTTTTGAAGATGACCCTAATCTATTTGAAGTTATAAATACAGGAAAGCAAAAATTAGTTAAAAATGGTATTGTAATTGGTGGATTTCCAGTAGAAGAAGAAATTTATCCCATTAAGAAGGATAATAATTTAATTGGAATTTTGAAGGTACAGAGGAATTTGCTTGTTCATAGTGAATTTCCCTACAATGCGCGAAGTTATAAAGAAACCTCTCAATGGTTAATTAAAAATCTCATAAAGTTTAAACTAAACTGGAAAGGATATAATGAACCATTGACTGAAGGAGAAGGAATTATGATTTTGGATAGAGATGGAATTGTTCTTTTTGCAAATATGTCTGCAGTCAGACTCTTTAGAACTTTAGGAGAGGTAGGAAATATATGGGGAAGAAAGATAAAAGATTCCTTCTTCTATAAATATATAGAAACTTACACTGAGACTGGAATAATAAGGGTGTATGGAGAAGAGACCTATGAAGAGTATAATGATGAGACAAGAAGTTTCTATAGAAGGATTTTTCCTTTAACAAAGGGTGATCAAAATTTATGGAGGGTGTTTTATGTAATAAAGGAGACTACAGAACTTAAGCAGAAAGAAAGGGAGTTAAAGTTTAAATCAGTGTTGATAAAGGAAATACATCACAGAGTAAAAAATAATCTTCAAACTATCGCAAGTCTTCTTAGAATTCAGATAAGAAGACTTGAATCTGAAAGTGCAAAATTAGCACTCCAGGAAAGTATAAACAGAATAAATAGTATTGCCTATGTGCATGAATCTCTCTCAAAATTTGAAGAAGATAGAGTAGATATAGTTGAAGTTGCTGAAAAACTTCTTAATGCTTTTAAGCAGACTTATGAGCATCTTCCATGTAAGTTTAATTTTTATAAAAATAGAAAGAGTGTCTTCTTATCCTCAAAAAAAGCCACTTCAGTAAGCTTAATCATGAATGAACTTTTACAAAATGCAACAAAGCATGGAGCTTACGAAGATGTAGAAACTGAGATTAATTTACACCTTTACCAGGAAAATCAGGATATAATAATGATAGTAGAAAATAAAGTCTTAAAGGATAAAAATGTTTCTTTTGATATATCCTTTACTAAAGGTAGTTTAGGATTTCAACTGATACAGATGCTCACCGAAGAAATAAAAGGTAAAATTGATATAGAAAGAAAATTAGACAGTTTAAGTGTGAAAATAAGATTTCCAAAGGGAGAAGAAGATGCCTAA
- the mutS gene encoding DNA mismatch repair protein MutS: MENMTPLYRQYKSIKDQFSDAILLFRLGDFYEAFEEDAKIISQELDIVLTSKEIGKGKRIPMAGVPYHSLDSYLSKLVQKKYKVAICEQVEDPALAKGLVRREVVRVITPGTLVEDTLLEDKNNNFLSSIYALNREYLALATIDVSTGEFFATEWRGKDAEEIIYSELVRLKPKEIILPFSLKDLLSELLSDLKREVDPKITLLEDSYFEPSDHQISYSEPEENYPLAEKSINGVLSYIKEVMFTIPTHIERVEFYKPQQYLILDSTAIKHLELLETVREGQRRGSLIWVLDKTLTSMGARLLKKWLLQPLLNVNAIKKRQEAIKEFLDKDPWRREMEEILKEMPDLERINSRINYNTATPKELIYLRQALSFLPLLRKSLEKAESNRLKELKENLPNLEPLYEELDRALVESPPSHIKDGGYIKDGYDPNLDELRKLLRESKDWLINLENRERERTGIKSLKIGYNQVFGYYIEVTKANLNLVPSDYIRKQTLVNAERFITPELKEWENKILHAEDNIKKIEEELFQNLRKKVIKHSKDITTFAQTIAEIDVYISLAKAAREYNYVCPQITNDYEVIIREGRHPVIERMLPPGTFVPNDAYLNKDKFIDLITGPNMAGKSTYIRQIALIIILAQMGSFIPAKEAKIGVVDRIFTRIGAWDDISSGESTFLVEMKEVGNILSHATERSLIILDEVGRGTSTYDGISIAWAIVEYIHNKIKAKTLFATHYHELTELEKELKHLKNLSVAVQEKGKDIIFLHKIAEKPADKSYGIYVAQLADLPKEVIERAEKILFELEKGREIKKKEIVQLPLFSEITDSKLEKLKNEILSLNTNELTPIQALLKIHEWKELIK; this comes from the coding sequence ATGGAGAATATGACTCCTTTATATAGGCAATATAAGTCCATAAAAGATCAATTTTCCGACGCTATTCTTCTTTTTAGGTTGGGAGATTTTTATGAGGCTTTTGAAGAAGATGCAAAGATAATCTCTCAAGAGCTTGATATTGTGTTAACTTCCAAAGAGATTGGTAAGGGCAAAAGAATCCCTATGGCTGGGGTTCCCTATCATTCCTTGGATAGCTATTTGTCTAAATTAGTACAAAAGAAGTATAAGGTGGCAATTTGCGAACAAGTCGAAGATCCAGCATTAGCAAAAGGTCTTGTGAGAAGAGAAGTAGTAAGAGTCATTACACCAGGGACTTTAGTAGAGGATACATTACTTGAGGATAAAAACAACAATTTCCTTTCTTCAATTTATGCTTTGAATAGAGAATATTTAGCTCTTGCTACTATTGATGTCTCTACGGGGGAGTTTTTTGCTACTGAATGGAGAGGAAAGGATGCAGAGGAAATAATTTATTCTGAATTGGTTAGGTTAAAGCCTAAGGAGATAATATTACCCTTTTCATTAAAAGATCTTCTCTCAGAGTTATTAAGTGATCTAAAAAGAGAGGTAGATCCCAAAATTACTCTTTTAGAAGATAGTTATTTTGAGCCTTCAGATCATCAAATTAGTTATTCTGAACCAGAAGAGAACTATCCTCTTGCTGAGAAGTCTATAAATGGGGTTTTAAGCTACATAAAAGAAGTAATGTTTACTATTCCTACCCACATTGAGAGGGTAGAATTTTATAAACCTCAGCAATATTTGATCCTTGATAGTACTGCAATAAAACATTTAGAGCTTCTTGAGACAGTAAGAGAAGGACAAAGAAGAGGAAGTCTAATATGGGTACTTGATAAGACTTTGACTTCCATGGGAGCAAGACTTCTAAAAAAATGGCTCTTGCAACCTCTTTTAAATGTGAATGCCATAAAAAAGAGGCAAGAAGCTATAAAGGAGTTCTTAGACAAGGATCCTTGGAGAAGAGAAATGGAAGAGATACTAAAAGAGATGCCAGATCTTGAGAGGATAAACTCAAGAATAAATTATAATACTGCGACTCCAAAGGAATTAATATATCTAAGACAAGCTTTATCTTTTTTACCCTTATTGAGAAAGTCCCTTGAAAAAGCAGAGTCCAACAGATTGAAGGAGCTGAAAGAAAACTTACCTAATCTTGAACCTTTATACGAAGAGCTTGATAGAGCTCTTGTAGAAAGTCCTCCTTCTCATATCAAAGATGGAGGATATATAAAAGATGGTTATGATCCAAATCTTGATGAGCTGAGGAAACTTCTAAGAGAAAGTAAAGATTGGCTAATTAACCTTGAGAACCGAGAAAGAGAAAGAACGGGTATAAAATCTCTCAAGATTGGATATAATCAAGTTTTTGGCTATTACATAGAGGTAACAAAGGCGAATTTAAATTTGGTTCCTTCGGATTATATAAGAAAGCAGACCCTAGTCAATGCAGAAAGATTTATTACGCCAGAGTTAAAAGAGTGGGAGAATAAAATCCTTCATGCGGAGGATAATATTAAAAAAATAGAAGAAGAACTCTTTCAAAATCTAAGAAAGAAGGTTATTAAACATTCTAAGGACATTACCACTTTTGCTCAGACCATCGCGGAGATTGATGTGTATATATCTCTTGCTAAGGCAGCAAGGGAGTATAATTATGTGTGTCCTCAAATTACTAATGATTATGAGGTAATAATAAGAGAGGGAAGACATCCAGTAATTGAAAGAATGCTTCCTCCAGGAACTTTTGTACCTAACGATGCTTATCTTAACAAAGACAAGTTTATTGATCTAATAACAGGACCTAATATGGCTGGAAAGTCCACCTATATAAGACAGATTGCTTTAATCATTATCCTTGCTCAAATGGGTTCTTTTATTCCGGCCAAAGAGGCAAAAATTGGAGTGGTAGACAGGATCTTTACAAGAATAGGAGCATGGGATGATATATCCTCTGGGGAAAGCACTTTCCTTGTGGAGATGAAGGAGGTTGGAAACATACTTTCTCATGCTACAGAAAGAAGTTTAATAATTCTTGATGAAGTGGGTAGAGGAACCAGCACCTACGATGGAATAAGTATTGCATGGGCTATAGTGGAGTATATCCATAACAAAATAAAGGCTAAAACTCTTTTTGCTACTCACTATCATGAACTTACAGAGCTTGAAAAAGAGCTAAAACATCTTAAAAATCTTAGCGTAGCAGTACAGGAAAAAGGTAAAGACATAATCTTTTTACACAAAATAGCGGAAAAACCAGCTGATAAAAGC